The Rosa rugosa chromosome 3, drRosRugo1.1, whole genome shotgun sequence sequence ttcttcttctttagaaATTATCAAACTTATTTGGAAGAAAAGTAGTAGAGTTCAGccagaaataatttttttccaaCAACAGCAATCACAACAGTTAAAAGATTGCAAACTATCTTGCCCTAAATTGGAAAAAGCATCACGCATAAAGACTTAAAACTTGAAAGTGATATGTATGTTTGTGTTTTGGTGTATGTTTGGGGATTCATTACATATTTCTATTTTAATTCTGTTCATTTATCCTCAGGCTTTTGCGGAGTGAGCCAGGGATATGATAAAGATCCAAAGCTCTTCATTCATGATTATTGCAGTTATCTTCATCTGATTCAGGTCTATTGAGTGTCCCAGGTATTTGCTAAGTTCACTGAGTGACCCTTGCATGTATTGTTGTCCATGAATAGATAAAGAGAAAATGCTGGTTTATGTTAATTTATTTCTTCCAAACTATTTGGTTATTATTTCACCCTATTCCTTATATGGAAAATTACTAAGAAATACAATACAGATTATCCATGTTGACATGGCCTTTACTGTTTTCTCAAAGACTAGTGATGATGGAGAAGGAATTTTCTCAACTGGCCAGGCTTGACAGACAGCTGGTTATATAACAGAGTGCTTTTTAATTGGGAGGTAAGGCAATTAGGACTAGAAATAATGTGTTGGCTTGCTGTTTTCTATGGGATACAATAGTTTAATCAGTAAATTTTGGACATAAACTTTGAAGAAGGCAACGATTTTGTTTGGTAAGGTAATTCTTCAATGAATTTTCAAACATAAGCTGTGGGAAGTAGTACTTAATGTTACTTCAGTTGGCAATATATTGCTGATTGTCTTTTTGGTGGAAGTTTATTTGGCACTTGCATGCATCCGTTTATGTAATGATCATATCACAATGAAAGCAATATCGTTCCAGTCGAAGGAAACAAGGAAAAGTCACAATGATGATATTATATATTTATAACATGTTGCAACATAATgcgttcatttttttttattttgaggaATAATATAATGCTTTTTCTTTTGCCATTGATATGAACTAAAAGAAATTACATGTAGCTGTACAAGTTGCCAACAACTTATATGGTTAATGCAACTGTTCTTCTTAAAGCAGCAGAAGTTGGCATATTGGGTAAGCATTAAGTGAATCAATACCCAAAGGACCTCAATTCTTCAACTAGAGCTGTTAAATCCGAGAATGATGAACCGCCTTCTATAACTGCCCTCCTTGCCATCTCTCGGAGCACTTTAGCTCTGTTTCTCATTCCCTCTGCTTCATCACCCATCATGATTTCCGTCACAGCCTTCTCTATGGCCTCCCTCTTCACACTGGCTTCACTCTTCACATTATCATCCTCAACTGCAGCCCACTTTTCAGCACCAACAGCAACCCCAATCCCAAGTAACTGAGTAACCAACTTCTCATTGTAAAACTGCTCTGCAGACACTGGCCACGTGATCATTGGCACCCCAGCGGAGACACCTTCAAGGATAGAATTCCACCCACAATGAGTCACGAAGGCCCCAACTGCCTCATGCTCAAGAATGAGTAGTTGGGGAGCCCAACCTCTTACAATCAATCCATTACCTTCCATTCTCTGCTCAAACCCTTCAGGCACCCACATTTCTTTatcattcttttctttcttcacaACCCAAATGAATTGCTGCTGAGAAGCCTCTAGAGCCAAGGCAATTTCTAGGAGCTGACAATCACCGAAATTGGTCAGGCttccaaaacatatatatacaacTGAATTGGGTGTCTTAGAATTAAGCCAGTTCAAGCACTCGTGTACTCCATCAACAGAGCCTCCCCTTCCCCTCTCTGATTTATCTTTCTCTACCTTGTTGCATAAGGAAACGGGGCCGACATGCCATGATTTATTCCCCAACACCTTCCTATAGTGATCTGCATAATCCGGTTCAAGTTCATAGAAGCTGTTAACAATAATCCCATAGCTCTTCTTCTCAGCTTCTCTGGATGCTTTTACCAACTTGATGAATTCTGTCTTGCCATCTGCTTTAAGAAAAGATGGTATTTCGTTTCTGGTCGTTGTGATCTCAtctgggagattaggaatgacaAAAGATTCTGAATCAGATGAAACCTTCAACTGAGGTTGGTACTCCATCACACTCATTGAAGCACACATGGGGAAAAAACCAGTTCCATGGAAGATGAGCCTTGGAATCCCAAACTTGGCAGCAACATCAGTAGCCCAATGAAACAGAGAGTCTGCAATAAGGAAGTCAGGGCGATGTTGGTCTAAAATCTGCTCTACCTTTGGTTCAATCAGATTCATAGCTTTATAAAACTTTTCCTTCATCTCTTGGGTTGTTGCTGAGCTAGAGGTTTCAATTCCGTCAGGCAACCCTACTTCAGCAGATGGGAATTTGAAGACAAgaagttcaatttcaaaaccCAAATTTTTGCTTGTTTGTATTGGTTTGGATAGAATTGTTGCATTGACAGTGGTGGTTATTATGGTGGCTTTTACACCACGTGAAGCAAATAGTTTGGCTATGTCCATGAGGGGTAAAGTGTGGCCTGAAGCCATATATGGAAGGAAGAAAATGTGAAGCTGGTGATCAGTTCTAGTTTCCATGGGCACTTGCAAGAGAATAGCTGTTATGCAATATGCACACAGAAAACACAATAATGAAGATGGTAAAGAAGTAGAAATTGAAATGAGAGACAACACACGGATAGACTGGGTATTAATAATATCAGGCATTGACTTCACTAGCATAAAAAGAGAATTGCAAGACAAAACTTGGGTGGCAAGACTATGTTGTTtggtacgaactgaaacaagtTTGGactgcaatatatatatatatatatatatatatatagatgaaatATTGTTGGGTGATGAGCACAATCGCATCTTTAAGGTATGATGATCGGCAGGTTCTGTCTTTGATTATATGTCTCTTGCAATTGTTGGCATTACAGTTCGTCTAATATTTGTGCATAGAATGGATCTAACATAGAATGATACTAGCTCTGTTATCTCCAATATTGATATACGTCGACAATATTTGTCCAATATTGTTGTCTGTCAACTAGTAGTCGTATTTCTGTTGGCAAAATGGACATTGTTATTGTTCTGTAGGCCAATTTGCAATTTGCAAATCACAACAAGTGCTACTTCTTCAGTTGTTAGCACAGATCGAACTTGATAAGTCTAGGTTGGGATTGATGCATCTTTGTCATttgaaaattatataaaaataaaaaattaaataaaaaaacattaaaaacaaacaaaaatggtAATGTTCAGCATGAAGTCATTCAACAACAGCCCAGTATGTTAAGAGTTTACAAATAAAGACTGAAAATTTCAAACTGATAAGTATGTTTGCGTTTTGCTGTCTCTGAGAGGTGGATTTCATATGTGgattttaattatatatacattTGTTTTCAGGCTTTGTGGAGTGAGCCACTGTTGATATAGTACCAAAGCTCTTCAGCCATTATTTGCTGCACACTAAGTAGATATTGCAGTAATCTTCATCTGGTTTGGGACTGCTCAGTCTTCAGGTATATCCAAGTTCAATCTGACCCCTACCTATATTGTTTCCGatgaaaagagaggaagagaggttTGGCTTCCTTATGTTATATTTTCTGCAACCTATTTCCTCCAAACAATGAGAACTAGATTTCTCCAATGATAATTCCATAGACTCTTCTGTTAACCATTCGTCATTCCATTGCAATGCTTTTCACTTGGTACAATGGTACAACCATTTCGTTTCATAGAGTCTTCTGCAACCTATTAGTCTATTACAACCATTTCATTCCATTACATTTCTTTGGCTTAGTACTTGCTACAACATTTGAACGCCTGTAGGTGCTCCTGATTTAAATTAGTAGTGGAGAATTTCCTCTTGAAGCTTTTGCAAAGCTTTAAAAGAATCAAGACGAAAGGGACCTCAACTCAGAAATTAGAGCACTTAAATCCTTGAATGATGAACCGCCTTCTTCAACTGCCCTCCTTGCCATCTTTCCTAGCTCTTTAGCTCTGCTTCTCATTGCCAATGCTTCATCCCCCACCATCATTTGACTCACAGCCTCTTCTATTGCCTCCCTCTTTACACTAGCCTCCATCTTCACACTTTCATCTGCAACTGTACCCCATTGCTGAGCACCAACAGCAACACCAGTTCTAAGTATCTCAGTCACCAACTTTTCATTAAAAATCTGCTCAGCCGAGACTGGCCATGTGATCATTGGCACACCAACAGACACTCCTTCAAGGATTGAGTTCCACCCACAATGAGTCACAAAGCCTCCAACTGCTTCATGCTCAAGAATCAGCACTTGGGGAGCCCAGCCTCTTATAATGAGTCCCTTACCTTCCATTCTCTGCTCAAACCCTTCAGGCAACCACTCTTCTTtatctttctcttctttcttcacaaccCAAATGAACTCTTGCCCGCTAGCCTCTAGCCCCACTGCAATTTCCAGAAGCTGAGAATCACTGAAATTGGTCAGGCTTccaaaacatgcataaacaaCTGTCTTGGGTTTCTTAGAATTAAGCCAATATAAGCACTGGTGCACTTCCTCAATGGAACTTTCCATGCATCCCCTCTCTACTTTATCTTCGGCTGCCTTGTTGTACAGTGACACCGGGCCTATATGCCATGTCTTCCTCCCAAACATCTTCCTATAGTGATCTGCATAATCTGGTTCAAGTTCATAGAAGCTGTTAACAATAACCCCATAGCTCCTTTCCTCAGCGTCCTTGGATAATTTAAACAACTTGGTGAATTCATTTTCAATATTCAGCTTTAAATAAGCTGGTATTTGGCTTCCTGTCATCTTCATCTCAAATGGGAAATTAGGAATGGAAAAAGACTCTGAATCAGATGACAACTTCAAGTGAGGTTGATGTATTATCATACTCATTGAAGCACACAAGGAGAAAAAACCGGTTCCATGAAAGAGAAGGCTTGGAATTCCAAATTTTGCAGCAACATTTGTAGCCCAAGGAAACAAGGCATCAGCAACGAGACAATGAGGACGGTGTTGGTCCAAAATCTGCTCAAGTTGTGGTTGAAGCAAAGTGACGGCCTTGAAGAATTTTAGCTCCATCTCTTGTGTCGTAGCCAAGCTAAAACTCTCACATTCTTGTGGCAACCCAGCCTCAACAGAGGGGAACTTCAGGAGTAGAAGTTCGATTTCATAATCAAACCCCAATATTTTCCTTCTTTGGGTCGCTTTGGAAAATTGTGGTGCATTGAGAGGCGTGGTTATTATGGTGCATTTTACTGAGTAAGACGCAAATTGTTTGGCTATCTCTATGGCAGGTACGCTGTGTCCTTGAGCcataaaaggaaagaagaaaatgtGAAGCTGCTGATGGGATTTAGTTTCCATGGGGAGTTTCTAGGGTTGCAGTAGCTTTTGGAATGCAGGTACACAGAATGATAATGATGATGAAGTATAAATGATCGATCAGAAAGAGAGATTATAACAACGAATGATTCGGTTTGGTAAGACAGCAGCTTTTGGAGCCAAGGCTTTGTTCTTATGTTTTGTTGTCTACGAACAGAAACAAGTTTAGGACTGCAATATACCGTTGGAAAGCTGAAAATCATTGAGTAATAGACGAACATAAAACATTTTTAACTCAAGGTTTTGCCATTGGACCATCAGAGTTAACATCAGAGTTATCTTATTTTTAACATCAGAGTTATCTTATTTTGACTCCATCTAACATGTACACATTGGACCAAAATATGCTGTGCAAGGTTTTGCCATTGTTGTGAACTTTATCCTCAACATGTTGCACTGCACCTGCACTAGCCAAGACTATGTTCGTTTGTTTGAGGACCATTCGTAAAAGCGTGGAAACAAAAAATTTGCCAGCTGGTTCTCCGaaatatgattgaaaagtgGATCTCACAAGTGAtctcttaaaaataaaataataataataaataaaagtatCTCTTTGTGGAAATGTTATATATATGGTGGGCTCTTTCATAATCGATAagagttatttagttaatgGAATACTGGTATGActcatttttcgatcacatgtCGGTAAATTGATCATTAAAATTTTGGGCTTCCATGAGTAGACCATCtatgaaaattttcaatcaaaataaaaatgcaTGTATATTTGCCAACCAAACATTTGATCAAACACTTTTACAAACTAACTAAACGTTGTCAAAAGCCTCCCATAAAATGATCTTACATTTCCCACCACTCTTTTGTTGATAGAACTCTCCCATAAATAGTTTTACCTTCATCAATGACAATTATGTAGGCAATAGTCTCCAATTAATAGCCGATG is a genomic window containing:
- the LOC133740045 gene encoding UDP-glucose flavonoid 3-O-glucosyltransferase 7-like, encoding MRLCSSPNNISSIYIYIYIYILQSKLVSVRTKQHSLATQVLSCNSLFMLVKSMPDIINTQSIRVLSLISISTSLPSSLLCFLCAYCITAILLQVPMETRTDHQLHIFFLPYMASGHTLPLMDIAKLFASRGVKATIITTTVNATILSKPIQTSKNLGFEIELLVFKFPSAEVGLPDGIETSSSATTQEMKEKFYKAMNLIEPKVEQILDQHRPDFLIADSLFHWATDVAAKFGIPRLIFHGTGFFPMCASMSVMEYQPQLKVSSDSESFVIPNLPDEITTTRNEIPSFLKADGKTEFIKLVKASREAEKKSYGIIVNSFYELEPDYADHYRKVLGNKSWHVGPVSLCNKVEKDKSERGRGGSVDGVHECLNWLNSKTPNSVVYICFGSLTNFGDCQLLEIALALEASQQQFIWVVKKEKNDKEMWVPEGFEQRMEGNGLIVRGWAPQLLILEHEAVGAFVTHCGWNSILEGVSAGVPMITWPVSAEQFYNEKLVTQLLGIGVAVGAEKWAAVEDDNVKSEASVKREAIEKAVTEIMMGDEAEGMRNRAKVLREMARRAVIEGGSSFSDLTALVEELRSFGY
- the LOC133740046 gene encoding UDP-glucose flavonoid 3-O-glucosyltransferase 7-like encodes the protein METKSHQQLHIFFFPFMAQGHSVPAIEIAKQFASYSVKCTIITTPLNAPQFSKATQRRKILGFDYEIELLLLKFPSVEAGLPQECESFSLATTQEMELKFFKAVTLLQPQLEQILDQHRPHCLVADALFPWATNVAAKFGIPSLLFHGTGFFSLCASMSMIIHQPHLKLSSDSESFSIPNFPFEMKMTGSQIPAYLKLNIENEFTKLFKLSKDAEERSYGVIVNSFYELEPDYADHYRKMFGRKTWHIGPVSLYNKAAEDKVERGCMESSIEEVHQCLYWLNSKKPKTVVYACFGSLTNFSDSQLLEIAVGLEASGQEFIWVVKKEEKDKEEWLPEGFEQRMEGKGLIIRGWAPQVLILEHEAVGGFVTHCGWNSILEGVSVGVPMITWPVSAEQIFNEKLVTEILRTGVAVGAQQWGTVADESVKMEASVKREAIEEAVSQMMVGDEALAMRSRAKELGKMARRAVEEGGSSFKDLSALISELRSLSS